From Papilio machaon chromosome 29, ilPapMach1.1, whole genome shotgun sequence, one genomic window encodes:
- the LOC106721318 gene encoding uncharacterized protein LOC106721318, whose translation MLYTLTRDTILKGIEEQSKTLTIKSDFLLNKIIRNYHQEYNNTTRTIHDNLLDKAIELWKNWYECNPKLRNTPVLYKCYVCNTGWWRLDPFRNHIIVHKHPNLLISLEEVGQEANIIASIGYPKKTKLVTVNSSCWKCNKPLKNHALTKLSAEKFTCELCQMKLYSSVGLTYKNENIKLVCTICSVYCSSEEILYRHMVLYHTPKSDEPAVTNTKICNLCEEKFYVASYHDCPKRSKLYKCYYCWNKYTSKTFLNLHMSMNKGYSTCPDCSKKFKQCYLIEHLLHHSRNYEIVQYCLKCKNNVLYTNNDSFHNHMINHGNSAQRRRYTIKMMLPLKCVKGVIVESGIPLQINKKLLYKYLADIDYMNYTPLEIISKVKGNNTIINNSERNDITETSTENTLKQISNVENKQSENHEENDVTKEITENTIKEISTVANTEMDDDIESDYESDNYAFQIQLDAEIQRDIEIEEQISKVFKASKCYKKFLDKEANDPIEDIYNDDVCIIVKNEDVLVISDSDEDRENSKLENTCDETNSVMNIDIKKDINNSDIEIEYDERFNSNDNEIRSYFDDVTVKIEPFKNKSVKDFLNEVEKLDFKDVKTESCIDENEGIDIQNVECEIEISDWRINEIAGCSKKRKDKNTRHNNFSVLRYLINHISFHINEMYDIVPNETDQYVQYKTYICLLCEELVEIDDFFIHWESHLDLNEGGVMEMSDSEADMKSVMTPEMVEKAIKILLETSRQNKNKVCIVCFKNHVRRNDSKRHLIEHLLHEAKVNMTATNSKLRCPMCNLDIQELTSWRQHMREHAQLRMYRCSLCPKYFSDSSNYSKHRKVHNQHKYICDLCGGKFCAKSSIIKHLAVHKPMNPINCTQCHKTLYSEHALKRHMRVRHSVSQFACTVCKRKFVTCKQRWDHMWNKHKLRKYVADCPICNKQYRRIIDVKNHMRLEHGIKKPDDFYKKNLEGCTAKEKARKKPK comes from the exons atgttatacacTTTAACAAGAGACACGATATTAAAAGGTATCGAAGAACAATCTAAAACATTGACAATTAAATCTGATTTccttctaaataaaattatcagaaATTACCATcaagaatataataatacaacaaGAACAATACACGATAATTTACTCGATAAAGCCATAGAATTATGGAAAAATTGGTATGAATGTAAtccaaaattaagaaatacaccagttttatataaatgttatgtatgtaatacCGGATGGTGGAGATTAGATCCATTTAGAAACCATATCATCGTACATAAACAtccaaatttattaatttcactcGAAGAAGTTGGTCAAGAAGCGAACATAATAGCTAGTATTGGTTATCCgaagaaaactaaattagttaCAGTGAATTCTAGTTGTTGGAAATGTaataaacctttaaaaaatcatgcattaacaaaattatctgCGGAGAAATTTACATGTGAATTATGTCAAATGAAGTTATATTCATCTGTCGggttaacatataaaaatgaaaatattaaacttgtaTGTACTATATGTTCTGTATACTGTTCTAGTGAAGAGATACTGTACAGACATATGGTTTTATATCATACACCGAAATCAGATGAACCAGCggtaacaaatacaaaaatatgcaaTCTATGCGAAGAGAAATTCTATGTTGCGTCATACCATGATTGTCCGAAGAGatctaaattatataaatgttattattgttgGAATAAATATACATCAAAGACGTTcctaaatttacatatgtcaATGAATAAAGGTTATAGTACATGTCCTGATTGTTcgaagaaatttaaacaatgctATTTGATTGAACATTTATTACACCATTCTAGGAATTATGAAATAgtacaatattgtttaaaatgtaaaaataatgtactttaTACGAATAATGACTCTTTTCATAACCATATGATAAATCATGGTAATTCAGCACAAAGACGACGTTACACAATTAAG atgaTGTTACCTTTGAAGTGTGTAAAGGGTGTGATAGTTGAGAGTGGAATACCTCTACAAATAAata aaaaactTCTATACAAATATCTCGCTGATATAGATTATATGAATTACACACCacttgaaataatttctaaagttaaaggaaataatacaataattaataattctgaACGAAATGATATAACTGAAACATCAAcagaaaatacattaaaacaaatatcaaatgTAGAGAATAAACAAAGTGAGAACCATGAGGAAAATGATGTAACCAAAGAAATAACAGAAAATACTATCAAAGAAATATCAACTGTAGCTAATACAGAGATGGATGACGATATCGAGTCGGATTATGAATCTGACAATTACgcatttcaaatacaattaGATGCAGAAATACAAAGAGATATAGAAATAGAAGAACAGATATCAAAAGTATTTAAAGCATCAAAATGTTATAAGAAATTTCTTGATAAAGAAGCCAATGATCCAATAGAAGAtatatataatgatgatgtttgtattattgttaaaaacgaAGATGTTTTAGTTATATCAGATTCAGACGAAGACAGAGAAAATTCCAAACTAGAAAATACTTGTGATGAAACAAATTCTGTAAtgaatattgatataaaaaaagatataaacaaTTCAGATATTGAAATAGAATATGATGAAAGATTTAATTCTAATGATAACGAAATCAGATCATATTTTGATGATGTTACAGTTAAAATTGAACCAT ttaaaaataaatctgtgaaagattttttgaaTGAAGTTGAAAAATTAGATTTCAAAGATGTAAAAACTGAATCTTGTATTGATGAAAATGAAGGGATCGACATCCAAAATGTTGAATGCGAAATTGAAATATCCGATTGGAGGATAAATGAAATAGCTGGTTGTAgtaaaaagagaaaagataaaaacacCAGACATAAT AATTTCAGTGTGTTACGTTACCTTATTAATCATATATCATTtcatataaatgaaatgtatGATATTGTTCCGAATGAAACGGATCAATATGTTCAATATAAGACTTATATATGTCTATTATGTGAAGAATTAGTTGAAATTGATGATTTCTTCATACATTGGGAATCCCATTTGGATTTAAATGAAGGTGGTGTGATGGAAATGTCCGATAGCGAGGCAGATATGAAGAGTGTGATGACACCTGAAATGGTGGAAAAAGCTataa AAATCTTATTGGAGACATCAAGACAAAATAAGAACAAAGTATGTATTGTTTGCTTCAAAAACCATGTTAGAAGAAATGATAGTAAGAGACATTTGATAGAACATCTCCTGCATGAAGCAAAAGTTAACATGACTGCCACTAATTCAAAGCTACGTTGCCCGATGTGCAACCTGGACATCCAGGAGTTAACATCCTGGAGACAACACATGCGAGAGCATGCTCAACTCAGAATGTACCGGTGTAGTTTGTGCCCTAAATATTTTAGTGATTCAAGTAATTATAGTAAACATAGAAAAGTGCATAaccaacataaatatatatgtgatTTGTGCGGTGGAAAGTTTTGTGCTAAATcaagtattataaaacatcttgcg gTTCATAAACCGATGAATCCTATAAATTGCACTCAATGtcataaaacattgtattcaGAGCATGCACTAAAAAGACATATGCGTGTACGACATTCAGTTAGTCAGTTCGCTTGTACTGTTTGTAAAAGGAAGTTTGTTACGTGCAAACAAAGATGGGACCATATGTGGAATAAGCACAAACTTAGGAAGTACGTAGCTGATTGTCCAATTTGTAATAAGCAATACAGAAGAATTATCGATGTTAAAAACCATATGAGATTGGAGCATGG aataaaaaaacctgatgatttttataaaaaaaacctcgAAGGATGTACAGCGAAAGAGAAAGCCAGAAAAAAACCGAAGTAA
- the LOC106721316 gene encoding zinc finger protein 574 isoform X2: protein MLLCSDSYLCHICCHILNKLAWFRSICLKRSLEYPVLFREKGTLNLQRTDIDLQILCTDNECQNIDNKKYINYEIYVNNDSKCNEQEYIKLEDEQTDNISITDVKSEYNDCVYFNDVNNHKDEEDEQFNDSKNDINDYNEDDVGYIENNSQDLLIEDTNIKKKSKKSKKKGFEKIVLSIEQQKAELEGNRKEKKYLESEFKCFNCALGFLFKDTYQTHMMRHEESNGEYRCTLCTLRFATHAVLRSHTSLHSERYRCVRCDALLRPRARAKHAGECYRSVGGDYVACHLCANLFKDTSGLQQHLRRVHNSRTGRVFPCSVCGETCRNQAAVRTHMLKHLKKKFPCDTCSAVYSSPYTQNQHKKRHQMTGERHYCTTCGLSYSTRKSLLAHRRNSLNHQQTVFECGKCPRVLPHKRALEAHERRTHSNTLPKTTSRRLPAERRVCHLCGKSFKGNSKLNRHLKEVCEKRSDEQSLDVYE from the exons ATGTTg CTTTGTTCAGATTCTTATCTATGTCACATCTGTTGCCATATCTTAAATAAACTAGCCTGGTTCAGATCAATATGTCTAAAAAGAAGCTTGGAATATCCAGTACTATTTCG TGAAAAGGGTACATTAAATCTACAAAGAACTGATATtgacttacaaatattatgcaCAGATAATGAATGccaaaatatagataataagaaatatataaactatgaaatatatgtaaataatgatAGCAAATGCAATGAAcaagaatatataaaacttgaaGATGAACAAACTGACAATATATCTATAACAGATGTTAAAAGTGAATATAATGATTGTGTCTACTTTAATGATGTGAATAATCATAAAGATGAAGAAGATGAACAATTTAATGATtcaaaaaatgatattaatgatTACAATGAAGATGATGTAGggtatattgaaaataattcacaagATCTACTAATAGaagatacaaatataaaaaagaaatcaaaaaaatcaaaaaagaaaGGTTTCGAAAAGATAGTATTAAGCATAGAACAGCAGAAAGCGGAATTAGAAGGGAATAGAAAGGAAAAGAAGTATTTGGAATctgaatttaaatgttttaactgcGCTTTGGGTTTTCTATTCAAAGATACTTATCAAACTCATATGATGAGACATGAAGAG TCAAATGGTGAATACCGTTGTACACTGTGTACACTTCGCTTCGCAACTCACGCTGTGCTTCGCTCTCACACTTCGCTGCATTCGGAGAGATATCGTTGTGTACGCTGCGATGCGTTGCTTCGGCCTCGAGCACGGGCGAAGCACGCTGGGGAGTGTTACAGAAGTGTTGGTGGTGATTATGTCGCTTGTCATCTGTGTGCTAATTTGTTTAA GGATACAAGTGgtttacaacaacatttaAGAAGGGTACACAATTCTCGCACTGGAAGGGTGTTCCCGTGTTCAGTTTGCGGGGAGACTTGTCGTAATCAAGCcgctgtaagaacacatatgtT GAAGCATTTAAAGAAGAAATTCCCATGTGATACATGTTCAGCGGTGTACAGCAGTCCGTACACACAGAACCAGCACAAGAAGAGACATCAGATGACAGGGGAGAGACATTACTGTACAACTTGCGGACTTAGTTATTCCACAAGGAAGAGTTTGTTGGCACATAGACGTAATAGTTTGAATCATCAACAAACtgt TTTCGAATGCGGTAAATGTCCTCGAGTACTACCTCACAAGAGGGCGCTGGAGGCACACGAGAGGAGAACTCACTCTAACACACTACCTAAAACTACCTCTAGAAGACTACCTGCTGAAAGACGCGTCTGTCATCTCTGCGGGAAGAGTTTTAAG ggtAACAGCAAATTGAATAGACATCTGAAAGAAGTTTGCGAGAAAAGATCCGATGAACAATCTTTAGATgtgtatgaataa
- the LOC106721316 gene encoding zinc finger protein 574 isoform X1: MSSFLCFICHSTVNSDTNEEIREKYREVIGMNLCSDSYLCHICCHILNKLAWFRSICLKRSLEYPVLFREKGTLNLQRTDIDLQILCTDNECQNIDNKKYINYEIYVNNDSKCNEQEYIKLEDEQTDNISITDVKSEYNDCVYFNDVNNHKDEEDEQFNDSKNDINDYNEDDVGYIENNSQDLLIEDTNIKKKSKKSKKKGFEKIVLSIEQQKAELEGNRKEKKYLESEFKCFNCALGFLFKDTYQTHMMRHEESNGEYRCTLCTLRFATHAVLRSHTSLHSERYRCVRCDALLRPRARAKHAGECYRSVGGDYVACHLCANLFKDTSGLQQHLRRVHNSRTGRVFPCSVCGETCRNQAAVRTHMLKHLKKKFPCDTCSAVYSSPYTQNQHKKRHQMTGERHYCTTCGLSYSTRKSLLAHRRNSLNHQQTVFECGKCPRVLPHKRALEAHERRTHSNTLPKTTSRRLPAERRVCHLCGKSFKGNSKLNRHLKEVCEKRSDEQSLDVYE; the protein is encoded by the exons ATGTCttcatttttgtgttttatttgtcACAGCACAGTTAATTCTGATACAAATGAAGAAATTAGAGAAAAATACAGAGAAGTCATCGGAATGAAT CTTTGTTCAGATTCTTATCTATGTCACATCTGTTGCCATATCTTAAATAAACTAGCCTGGTTCAGATCAATATGTCTAAAAAGAAGCTTGGAATATCCAGTACTATTTCG TGAAAAGGGTACATTAAATCTACAAAGAACTGATATtgacttacaaatattatgcaCAGATAATGAATGccaaaatatagataataagaaatatataaactatgaaatatatgtaaataatgatAGCAAATGCAATGAAcaagaatatataaaacttgaaGATGAACAAACTGACAATATATCTATAACAGATGTTAAAAGTGAATATAATGATTGTGTCTACTTTAATGATGTGAATAATCATAAAGATGAAGAAGATGAACAATTTAATGATtcaaaaaatgatattaatgatTACAATGAAGATGATGTAGggtatattgaaaataattcacaagATCTACTAATAGaagatacaaatataaaaaagaaatcaaaaaaatcaaaaaagaaaGGTTTCGAAAAGATAGTATTAAGCATAGAACAGCAGAAAGCGGAATTAGAAGGGAATAGAAAGGAAAAGAAGTATTTGGAATctgaatttaaatgttttaactgcGCTTTGGGTTTTCTATTCAAAGATACTTATCAAACTCATATGATGAGACATGAAGAG TCAAATGGTGAATACCGTTGTACACTGTGTACACTTCGCTTCGCAACTCACGCTGTGCTTCGCTCTCACACTTCGCTGCATTCGGAGAGATATCGTTGTGTACGCTGCGATGCGTTGCTTCGGCCTCGAGCACGGGCGAAGCACGCTGGGGAGTGTTACAGAAGTGTTGGTGGTGATTATGTCGCTTGTCATCTGTGTGCTAATTTGTTTAA GGATACAAGTGgtttacaacaacatttaAGAAGGGTACACAATTCTCGCACTGGAAGGGTGTTCCCGTGTTCAGTTTGCGGGGAGACTTGTCGTAATCAAGCcgctgtaagaacacatatgtT GAAGCATTTAAAGAAGAAATTCCCATGTGATACATGTTCAGCGGTGTACAGCAGTCCGTACACACAGAACCAGCACAAGAAGAGACATCAGATGACAGGGGAGAGACATTACTGTACAACTTGCGGACTTAGTTATTCCACAAGGAAGAGTTTGTTGGCACATAGACGTAATAGTTTGAATCATCAACAAACtgt TTTCGAATGCGGTAAATGTCCTCGAGTACTACCTCACAAGAGGGCGCTGGAGGCACACGAGAGGAGAACTCACTCTAACACACTACCTAAAACTACCTCTAGAAGACTACCTGCTGAAAGACGCGTCTGTCATCTCTGCGGGAAGAGTTTTAAG ggtAACAGCAAATTGAATAGACATCTGAAAGAAGTTTGCGAGAAAAGATCCGATGAACAATCTTTAGATgtgtatgaataa